The window TGACGTGGCTCCTAATGGGACATGACTTGCGGGACCCTTTCCCTCGTGAATTGCGCGTGATAGGGGGATGGCTGCGATTTGCTCGACACAACAGAGGGCCCGCATAAGTCGCTAGAAACCCTAAAGCTCTGTTTTCTCGTTCGATCTCTTCTCCCTTCGTCGCTCTCTCCTCTGTCCCCCatcccctctcctctccatcactACTCTGCAAGTACAACTGGTGGTGTTCTCCTTCCCTGCACCGAAGTTTCTCGCAGCATTGTGGCTCTCTACAAAGGCAAGATCGTTACTgattttttcgaattttgaatagATTTTCCCAATAACTCTGGCATCATTCACATTGAGGTGCTACTACTTGAGGGACCCATATCACCATAGTCCAAAATGTCCCTTTTATATGTTGCATGTATGCTCAAGGCTTCTCACATTGTCGACACGAGGAAAGCGTTCTGTTCATCAGGTTCACTACTGATGTATTAGAAACTTCTAATCATCAGGTTCACGGTCTTGACAAGCTTAGGAATCACATATCCGGATTATTCATTTGATTCTAATATCCAAAACATGTTGAAGTCATTGCAAGTGAATTTATTACTATCAAGCCAACCCCTGTTGCATgcaagtaggaggaggaggaggaggccctgTAACTATCGTTCACGTCCCCAAAAGCTGGTATTATGAGTGCTAAATCATTGGCTGGCAACCCACAATATCCTCCCCTGGGACGTGGACCACTCAATAATTTGAGAGAATAATGTGACATGGCACGTCAAGTAGCAACAGCAGCAGGGCCATACAACTGTTGATACACAAGAAAAAGGAAGCCAAAAGGTCCATATCTCCTTTTAACATATGGATATATATTAAATAGACGGAATTGCCATAAGCTTCTTTCATGTCTATATTATAAGTTACATGGTGTCATACGCCCTTTCTCCATTTCGTACGTCAACGCAACTACACGATAATGATACAGCAACACTCAGTCCAGTCTCCACTCTCCTTGGTTTACTCATCTGCTTAGTATCCTGAACCTGAAACGAAACGTACAGGGAGATGGagtcatgagagagagagagcgagagagagagagagagagagagagaggagacttCGTTATCAGAGTGCTAAACACAAGACTGATTACTTACTGTAGTCCCTCGGTGCATTGCATCGGAAACATTCCATCCTACTGGCATAGTTGTGCTCGTTGCAGCCTAATCTGTTTCATCAATAAAGTGGGATCAGCAGCCTACGCTAAAGTTGGAGAATCCATGATATATAACTTTGCCTTTTAGCTTATGTTGTACATGGTCGAGACGGTATATTCTTCCCCAAAGTTTACATGCATGCATATACATTGAAATATGGGTTATCGAACCATGTATTTTCCATGATCCAACTACTTCCAGGAATATTCACGTAATGATAGTGGCTGAACACCTTAAATAAAGTCATGCTATCTTCAACACACGGCATCTCTTGGGATGAGTGCTACTTTACGCAGCTGACATGTAATATATTCACGTAATAGTGGCTGAAAACTACAACAAAAGTCgtgttatctcaacacatggcatCTCTTGTGATCGCTGCTTTACACCACTGTTGTGTAATAGTGGTCCTAATTGCTCTTCTAGATTATATCATAAGCTTCTTGTGTGTGTGCATGCCTGTTGCAGGAATTAACACACAACAGTGGTATACTATCTTATGAGCAATGCAATCTTATATATGCAGGGAGAGATTGGTGCGGTGGAGGGAGCAGGAGGAGTGATATACCTGGTGCAAATCCAGTCGCCGGATTTCCAGCCCGACGACCAAGCGCCACTGCATCTGAAACCCCAAGACTGCGCCACCGCGGAAGCAGAGTCGTCTTTTGTTGCGCCGCACTTGAAGCAGCTGGAACGGCTGGCGTAGTTGTGGACGCCGCAGGAGCAGTACCAGTCGCCGGGCTTCACATCCCAGCTCCC of the Musa acuminata AAA Group cultivar baxijiao chromosome BXJ3-2, Cavendish_Baxijiao_AAA, whole genome shotgun sequence genome contains:
- the LOC135630823 gene encoding uncharacterized protein LOC135630823, giving the protein MSSGRKPGDWVCRSCQYVNFCRRDSCQRCGELKLGVERADYTSVSGSWDVKPGDWYCSCGVHNYASRSSCFKCGATKDDSASAVAQSWGFRCSGAWSSGWKSGDWICTRLGCNEHNYASRMECFRCNAPRDYSSGY